In Diorhabda sublineata isolate icDioSubl1.1 chromosome 2, icDioSubl1.1, whole genome shotgun sequence, the sequence AAGAAATGATATTCTTCAAacttttctttaacttttataCCAATTATGTGTGGGAATCACACGCTTAAATTATCTTGTTTGTGCGTATAATTAGAGATGGGAATACCATATACTTTGatgaaattaatacaaatattttttatttatatatggaAAGAATTTTTGTTCAATCAGACACTGCTATTCTTGATTTCGTAACCTGACTATCGATACAATTTGGTAAGTACATATTCCGGAAAAGTTTACTTAGTCCAGAGATAATTTGGAGAAATATCAAAGTACATCTTATATTGGAGAAAGTTGCTTCCTTTTTTACTGcatctattaaaataaataaatactcataatatttatattttcaattctttaaaatttcatgtaatGGATTTGATAGAATTTATTTTggtaaagaaaatttcatataattggATAATGGTGAAAAAGTTTGATTACATGATCTAAGAATCTGAAGGCAGAcacatttaatgaaattaaagtgTAACTTGGGCCTCAGAAATGGAATcttattatgaaataatgtaAACCCTAAACATTACacatatttattaacaaacagATTTTTCACATTACACTTTTCAAATTGacataatcataaaaatatttcttaggAAAAACTGTTATTCCCTTCCCAACTCTACTGATTTTTTATAGCTGTAGTGTAAGTCGAAAAGTAAACAAcagaaattgataagaataataGAATACCAAGTTATTATTAGAAACAGATAAATAAAAACTCTTATCTTTtcctaaattttaatataactaatAACTGGCCAGTTACATACAAGACAAGAATTCTCTATCTGAGTGAAGAAGAATATCTTAACAAAGAAGATAAAGATATAGGTTTTTAACCTAACATTTGAAGCAAAATTAGGTTAAAGTCTATATAGAAATAAATcctaaatatgaaattaacacAATTTCTATTAAATAGAGTTGGAAAATGGtccaaacaattttcaaattttcctgAGCGATACATTAAAAGAGCAATGGAACAAGTACATTGGAGGAACCCTAAAGGTATTCAATATAAAGCGAATGCTGTCATTGAACGTAAAAAGTTTTACTTCTCAACACATAGACCTTGGACACTTCAATTCAGGCAGGAAAATGCTCCTGGTACTAGacgtaaaaaaatttggattgaacCATTAAAAGAGTGGAGTCACTTTCGAGGAGATCGTGTAGAAATATTAGTTGGTATGTTatacatttcttattttataaaatttatttgcttatttACATGGGAATCTAAAATTATATAGTATCCGACAGTTATTAACTCtagattaaataaaaataactatattaatgaatttcttTGTTATGGAGAGAGATGATGAACAACATAAGAACTTTTTTGTATGACTTTCTATCAAAACGATATTATCAATTCAAATAAGTTTTCACATGTACTTCACATGTACATGTAATATCTAAAACATAATTTATGAAAAGGTTGATAACAATTTAAAGtaggtatttaaaaattttactctGCATTCACATaccactatatatatatatatatatatatatatatatatatatatatatatatatatatatatatatatatatatatatatatatatatatatatataatataaatattatatattatacaagGTGAGGTGTCTCCAGTTCCAGATTTATTGAAGTAATGCCTATTTTCTTCCAAATTCCTGAAAAAAGCATAATTCAGACAAAAAATGCTGCATCTGCACTtcattcacattatttttattaccaacTGCAAGAATAAACTTTAAACTAATCACCCTCAAAAAATTTGACAGCACTATAATATACCGGACTTTTGCCGAACTctgtataatcaaagattaTAGTAATTGTAATTAACTTGTTAAATAAATTGGTGacttacaaaaattttaagtaaaactgtttttattaaaGATCATCTGTaacaaaaactagaaaataattggCACAAAATACTGGATCCTCTTCaatgaaattagtaataatCATAATCGTAAAAATTAGCAATAGTCATAATCATAATAACAAAGTAGTAATTTGGTTATGTTTAGAAACTTACcttgattttttctttgcacACTTTAAACAATCAATCAGAAAGTACAGTGATAGAATAGGTcgaattaaaaaacaaacattatgtGAAATATCAAAACTCTTTTATAATGTACACTGCCAAAAGTGTCAAAGCGTCATATCACAACAGTTCTAATGCAAAGCAAATGATCTAATATTTTCTGTCCTGTGATCCAAAGTAAATGCAGCAGCAAAACTATATCCATGCTGCAAAGGTTTCATCTTACTTTCATATCACTTAAATACCAATTGTTTTCCTTCTATTTTGATGAGAATAAAAATGGTATTTGTTGGACATTAACCAATTAAGATCTTGaagtattttctattaaaattaattcaactacaatcaatatattttgataaagatatgAACTTTGTGTTTCTATTTTAGGTAAAGATAAAGGAAAACAAGGAATAATCAAGGAAATAATACAAGAAAGAAATTGGGTGATTGTTGAAGGACTTAATTGTGAATTACAACAAATAGGAGATAATAAAGATTTCGAGGGAGTTTGGGTACAATCAGAAAAACCTTTGCTTGTTACATCT encodes:
- the LOC130440444 gene encoding probable 39S ribosomal protein L24, mitochondrial, with product MKLTQFLLNRVGKWSKQFSNFPERYIKRAMEQVHWRNPKGIQYKANAVIERKKFYFSTHRPWTLQFRQENAPGTRRKKIWIEPLKEWSHFRGDRVEILVGKDKGKQGIIKEIIQERNWVIVEGLNCELQQIGDNKDFEGVWVQSEKPLLVTSEISLVDPSDLLPTTFEWRYTEEGEKVRVSIRTGRIIPIPPSMEETYDYKTKSTYKEQPKDTTADDASEISFKPDLKTFEMDIMDKMNIKEERIPPKSYWY